From the genome of Sphingobacterium kitahiroshimense, one region includes:
- a CDS encoding aldehyde dehydrogenase family protein gives MAAIQRPSFKERYGNYIGGEFVPPTLGKYFDNISPLDGKVFTQVAHSTKEDLELAVDTAAKAFETWGKTSATERSIILNKIADRIEQNLEYIATVETVDNGKAVRETLNADIPLAIDHFRYFASVIRAEEGSLSELDQNTVSLIVHEPIGVIAQIIPWNFPILMAVWKLAPALAAGNCVVLKPAESTPTSILVLMEIIGDLLPAGVVNIVNGFGGELGRALVTNPKVSKAAFTGSTATGRMVMQYATENIIPVTLELGGKSPNVFFSSVMDHDDAFLDKAIEGAVLFALNQGEICTCPSRLLIQEDIYERFIAKVIDRVNQIKVGDPLDPETMMGAQASKIQKDKIMSYIKLGKEEGAEVLTGGDENHLGDGLEDGYYIKPTLFKGHNKMRIFQEEIFGPVLAVTTFKDEKEALEIANDTIYGLGAGVWTRDAHQLYQIPRAIQAGRVWVNQYHSYPAGAPFGGYKQSGIGRENHKMMLDHYRQTKNMLISYSKEKLGFF, from the coding sequence ATGGCAGCAATTCAAAGACCATCGTTTAAAGAACGTTATGGAAATTACATTGGTGGAGAATTTGTTCCACCTACATTAGGTAAATATTTTGACAATATTTCTCCCTTAGATGGAAAAGTATTTACACAAGTCGCACATTCTACAAAAGAAGATTTAGAACTAGCTGTTGATACTGCCGCGAAAGCATTTGAAACTTGGGGAAAGACTTCAGCAACCGAAAGAAGCATCATTTTAAATAAAATAGCAGACCGCATCGAACAAAATTTAGAATATATTGCCACAGTGGAAACTGTTGACAACGGAAAAGCTGTTCGCGAAACATTAAATGCCGATATTCCTTTAGCCATTGATCACTTCCGTTATTTTGCAAGTGTTATCCGTGCTGAAGAAGGTTCACTAAGTGAATTGGATCAAAATACGGTGTCTCTTATTGTGCATGAACCTATTGGTGTGATCGCGCAGATTATCCCTTGGAACTTCCCTATTCTGATGGCTGTATGGAAATTAGCTCCTGCATTAGCTGCAGGTAACTGTGTGGTTCTAAAACCTGCGGAAAGTACCCCAACATCAATTCTTGTTTTAATGGAAATAATCGGTGATTTACTTCCTGCTGGTGTTGTTAACATCGTGAATGGTTTTGGTGGTGAATTAGGTCGCGCATTAGTAACAAACCCTAAAGTTTCTAAAGCTGCATTTACAGGTTCTACCGCAACAGGTCGTATGGTAATGCAGTATGCAACTGAAAATATCATTCCTGTAACATTGGAATTGGGCGGTAAATCTCCAAATGTTTTCTTCAGTTCTGTCATGGACCACGACGATGCATTTTTAGACAAAGCAATTGAGGGAGCTGTTCTGTTTGCATTAAATCAAGGTGAAATTTGCACTTGTCCATCGCGTTTATTGATTCAGGAGGATATTTACGAACGCTTTATTGCTAAAGTAATAGACCGTGTGAATCAAATTAAAGTTGGTGATCCTTTGGATCCTGAGACTATGATGGGTGCACAGGCTTCAAAAATCCAAAAGGATAAAATCATGTCCTATATTAAATTGGGTAAAGAAGAGGGGGCAGAAGTATTAACTGGTGGCGATGAGAACCATTTGGGTGATGGCTTAGAAGATGGTTATTATATCAAACCAACTTTATTTAAGGGTCATAACAAAATGCGTATTTTCCAAGAGGAAATATTCGGCCCGGTATTAGCAGTAACTACATTTAAAGATGAAAAAGAGGCTTTAGAAATTGCTAATGATACCATTTATGGGCTGGGAGCTGGTGTATGGACACGAGATGCTCATCAACTATACCAAATCCCGCGCGCTATCCAGGCTGGACGTGTATGGGTCAACCAATATCACTCTTATCCTGCAGGCGCTCCTTTTGGTGGTTATAAGCAATCGGGTATCGGACGTGAGAATCATAAAATGATGCTCGACCATTACCGTCAAACAAAAAATATGCTGATTTCTTATAGCAAAGAGAAACTTGGATTTTTCTAA
- a CDS encoding helix-turn-helix domain-containing protein yields the protein MINNRLVNTLPFSSRHELSTLVENRRAFTLENLELNVFETYKASEKVALQFDDLVMINMIQGKKVMHLQQVDSFDYLPGQTMVLPAYSKMQIDFPEATFTDPTQCTALTISKSKIDGVISRLNECYPKEQHLADWKLDMNLFHLYNTPELTDLINKLFQTITGDNVLKDALADLAFNELVIRLLQTQSLLSLDIAKTKTNTVLQHIRNYIHANLSESITVEILEKQANMSKSSLFRLFKNELGITPIEYIIRTRMQQAKSLLRKTRSVKETCFSLGFNDVNYFVRLFKSRVGVTPGAYIIGE from the coding sequence ATGATAAATAACAGGCTTGTAAATACATTACCATTTTCGTCGCGTCATGAACTTTCTACTTTGGTAGAAAATAGGAGAGCTTTTACGTTAGAAAATTTGGAGCTTAATGTCTTTGAAACATATAAGGCGTCAGAAAAAGTAGCGTTACAGTTTGATGATCTGGTAATGATCAATATGATTCAGGGTAAAAAAGTGATGCATTTGCAACAGGTGGATTCCTTTGATTATTTACCGGGTCAGACCATGGTTTTGCCAGCCTATAGTAAGATGCAGATCGATTTTCCCGAAGCGACTTTTACCGACCCTACGCAATGTACGGCGCTGACCATAAGTAAAAGTAAGATAGACGGTGTGATCAGCCGTTTAAATGAGTGCTATCCCAAAGAACAACATTTAGCAGATTGGAAATTAGATATGAATTTATTCCATCTCTATAATACACCCGAATTGACAGATTTAATTAATAAATTATTTCAGACCATTACGGGAGATAATGTGTTGAAAGATGCATTAGCAGATTTAGCATTTAATGAATTAGTTATTCGTCTTCTACAGACGCAGTCACTATTATCACTTGATATTGCCAAGACAAAAACAAACACGGTATTACAGCATATTCGGAACTATATACATGCCAACCTTTCAGAATCCATTACTGTGGAAATTTTGGAAAAGCAGGCAAATATGAGTAAATCAAGTCTATTTCGCCTTTTTAAGAATGAGTTGGGAATAACGCCTATCGAATATATCATACGAACGCGTATGCAACAGGCAAAGAGCTTATTACGGAAAACAAGAAGTGTTAAAGAGACGTGCTTTAGTTTGGGATTTAATGATGTAAACTACTTCGTCCGTCTCTTTAAAAGCAGGGTGGGAGTGACACCCGGTGCTTATATAATAGGAGAATAA
- the smpB gene encoding SsrA-binding protein SmpB: MAISSDINIKNKRASFEYNLLDRYVAGIRLLGTEIKSIREGKANINDSFCNFFHDGLYLRNMHIAEYSHGSFYNHEAKRDRQLLLTKKELKKLRVKGEEKGFTIVPLRIFISARGFAKVEIALAQGKKDFDKRDTIKEREGKRELDRMMKK, translated from the coding sequence ATGGCAATATCATCAGATATCAATATAAAAAATAAAAGAGCTTCATTTGAATACAACCTTCTGGACAGGTATGTTGCAGGAATACGTTTACTAGGCACTGAAATTAAATCAATTAGGGAAGGGAAAGCAAATATCAACGACAGTTTCTGCAACTTTTTCCATGATGGACTTTATTTGCGGAACATGCATATTGCCGAGTATTCGCATGGATCTTTTTACAATCATGAAGCAAAACGAGATCGCCAGTTGCTTTTAACAAAAAAAGAATTAAAAAAATTACGCGTGAAAGGTGAAGAGAAAGGCTTTACAATCGTTCCTTTACGTATTTTCATCAGTGCCAGAGGATTTGCAAAAGTCGAAATTGCCTTAGCACAAGGTAAAAAAGACTTTGACAAGCGTGATACAATCAAGGAAAGAGAAGGCAAAAGAGAGCTTGATAGGATGATGAAAAAATAA
- the spt gene encoding serine palmitoyltransferase, which produces MSKGKLGERISQFKIVNELKAKGLYAYFRPIQSRQDTEVKIDGKRVLMFGSNSYLGLTTDERIIKASQDALAKYGTGCAGSRFLNGTLDIHVELEEKLSAYVGKESTILFSTGFQSNLGPLSCLTGRNDYILLDERDHASIIDGSRLSFSKVIKYAHNDMNDLRAKIARLPEESGKLIATDGIFSMEGDIVNLPELIKIADEFDATVMVDDAHSLGVIGEKGAGTASHFGLTDSADLIMGTFSKSFASLGGFVSGDADVIDYLKHSARSVMFSASMTPASVASTLKALEIIQTEPQHIEKLWSNTNYAKKLLLESGFDLGATESPILPIFIRNNEKTFWVTKMLQDDGVFVNPVVSPAVPAEESLIRFSLMATHSFDQIDEAIEKMVKVFKLADVESLI; this is translated from the coding sequence ATGAGTAAAGGAAAATTAGGCGAGAGAATATCGCAATTTAAAATCGTTAATGAATTAAAAGCTAAGGGCTTATACGCTTATTTTAGACCGATTCAGTCGAGACAGGATACCGAAGTGAAAATTGATGGCAAGCGTGTTTTGATGTTTGGTTCTAATTCTTATTTAGGGTTAACGACGGATGAACGTATTATCAAAGCTTCTCAAGACGCATTAGCAAAATATGGAACCGGTTGTGCTGGATCTCGTTTTTTAAATGGTACTTTAGATATTCATGTGGAGCTTGAAGAGAAATTGTCGGCTTATGTGGGGAAAGAGTCTACTATTTTATTCAGTACAGGTTTTCAATCAAACTTGGGCCCATTATCATGTCTTACTGGTCGCAATGATTATATCTTATTGGATGAACGTGATCATGCTTCTATCATTGATGGAAGTAGATTATCTTTTTCTAAAGTAATCAAGTATGCACACAATGATATGAATGATCTGCGTGCAAAAATTGCTAGATTACCAGAAGAAAGTGGTAAATTGATTGCAACGGATGGTATCTTCAGTATGGAGGGAGATATTGTTAATTTGCCTGAATTGATAAAGATTGCAGATGAATTTGATGCAACTGTTATGGTTGATGATGCACATAGTTTAGGTGTAATCGGAGAAAAAGGTGCAGGTACTGCCTCTCACTTTGGATTAACTGACAGTGCCGACTTAATTATGGGTACTTTCAGTAAATCATTTGCCTCTCTAGGTGGCTTTGTATCAGGCGATGCTGATGTTATCGATTACTTGAAACACTCTGCGCGTTCAGTTATGTTCAGTGCAAGTATGACACCAGCTTCTGTCGCTTCGACATTGAAAGCTTTGGAGATTATACAAACCGAACCTCAGCATATTGAGAAATTATGGTCAAATACAAATTATGCTAAAAAATTACTTTTAGAAAGTGGATTTGATTTAGGTGCTACAGAAAGCCCTATATTACCGATCTTTATTAGAAATAACGAGAAAACATTCTGGGTAACCAAAATGCTTCAAGACGATGGGGTTTTTGTTAATCCAGTAGTTTCACCTGCTGTTCCTGCAGAAGAATCATTGATTCGTTTCTCTTTAATGGCAACACATAGCTTTGATCAAATTGATGAAGCTATTGAGAAGATGGTAAAAGTCTTCAAATTAGCAGATGTTGAATCTTTAATCTAA
- a CDS encoding NAD-dependent epimerase/dehydratase family protein, whose product MRKKILITGASGFVGYHLVQAAREAGLEVHAAVRKTSDVSEIKSFVDQFVYPDFKDKDSLLKLLEQEQYAYIVHGAAMTRAKNEQDLVDVNVGYTEVLADAVFQANIPLERFVFISSLAAIGPVAYDAPAINEQNEYHPVTAYGRSKVLAERMLEKYVANKLSIIRPTAVYGPKEKDLFVLFKTLNAGFDAYIGKSPQKLTFVFVKDLTDAILNACFLDNGNKKSYNITDGQVYGRYEMATIFKKYTSKSLYRFHLPFSLVKGVAQVMERAYKNSSTIPVLYPERLNELTAASWACDISSSKENIQYRPRYDLDAGLKVTIQWYRDHNWL is encoded by the coding sequence ATGAGAAAAAAAATCCTAATCACAGGCGCAAGTGGTTTTGTCGGTTATCATCTCGTTCAAGCTGCCCGTGAGGCAGGTTTGGAGGTGCATGCAGCTGTTCGGAAAACCAGTGATGTCAGTGAAATAAAGTCTTTTGTTGATCAATTTGTTTATCCTGATTTTAAAGATAAGGATTCATTATTGAAACTGCTGGAGCAAGAGCAATATGCCTATATTGTTCATGGAGCAGCTATGACTAGAGCGAAGAATGAGCAGGATCTTGTTGATGTTAATGTCGGTTATACTGAAGTTTTAGCGGATGCGGTATTTCAGGCTAATATTCCTCTTGAACGTTTTGTTTTTATCAGTAGTTTGGCAGCTATTGGCCCGGTGGCCTATGATGCACCAGCTATCAATGAACAAAATGAGTATCATCCTGTGACTGCTTATGGTCGAAGTAAGGTGTTAGCAGAACGCATGCTTGAAAAATATGTAGCTAATAAGCTTTCGATTATTCGCCCCACCGCGGTGTATGGTCCCAAAGAGAAAGATCTTTTTGTTTTATTTAAAACATTAAATGCTGGATTTGATGCCTATATCGGGAAATCGCCACAAAAATTAACGTTTGTCTTTGTGAAAGATCTGACAGATGCTATTTTAAATGCTTGTTTTCTCGATAATGGAAATAAAAAATCTTACAATATTACAGACGGTCAAGTTTATGGTCGTTATGAAATGGCGACAATTTTCAAGAAATACACTTCAAAATCATTATATAGATTTCATCTTCCATTTAGTCTTGTGAAAGGTGTTGCTCAGGTTATGGAGCGGGCTTATAAAAATTCCAGCACCATACCGGTATTGTATCCGGAAAGATTAAATGAATTGACAGCAGCCAGTTGGGCATGTGACATCAGTTCGTCAAAAGAAAATATTCAATATAGACCGCGTTATGATTTGGATGCTGGACTGAAGGTTACAATTCAGTGGTACCGTGATCATAATTGGTTATAA
- a CDS encoding CDP-alcohol phosphatidyltransferase family protein — MSGQKINKKLFQDRKRTNILSNPEQKFISYLVPRIPNWISSDGLTAIGLFGSVMIMASFILAQYCDINYLLLGILGFFIQWFGDSLDGRIAFYRNKSRKWYGFSLDIVMDWISTVLIGLGYVFYAKGNFELTGFVLVALYGWAMILSLLRYKVTDKYTIDAGIVGPTEIRVIICLVLLIEVFFVGAIHYLVMGICAILFVINSIDTKKLLDLGDIRDAEEKKTKESENL, encoded by the coding sequence ATGAGTGGTCAAAAAATAAATAAAAAACTTTTTCAAGATAGAAAAAGAACAAATATATTGAGTAATCCGGAACAGAAATTTATTTCATATTTAGTTCCACGTATTCCAAATTGGATTTCGTCCGATGGTTTGACAGCGATCGGTCTATTTGGATCCGTCATGATTATGGCAAGTTTTATCTTGGCCCAATATTGTGACATTAATTATCTACTGCTAGGTATTCTAGGCTTTTTTATTCAATGGTTCGGGGACTCTCTTGATGGCCGTATTGCTTTTTATAGAAATAAATCGCGTAAATGGTATGGATTTTCACTGGATATTGTAATGGATTGGATCAGTACGGTACTGATTGGTCTGGGGTATGTATTTTATGCAAAAGGTAATTTTGAATTAACAGGTTTTGTATTGGTAGCTTTGTATGGCTGGGCCATGATTCTTTCTTTGTTGCGTTATAAGGTAACAGATAAGTATACAATAGATGCTGGAATTGTTGGGCCTACAGAAATCAGGGTCATTATATGTCTTGTTTTACTTATAGAAGTGTTTTTTGTAGGTGCAATTCATTACTTAGTGATGGGTATCTGTGCTATTCTTTTTGTTATCAATTCTATTGATACTAAAAAGTTATTAGATTTAGGCGATATCAGAGATGCTGAAGAGAAGAAAACTAAAGAGTCAGAAAATTTATAA
- a CDS encoding GtrA family protein produces MNPKIKEFFKAQLSAFVGGLSDFGIYTFCYKVLSFSPAFSNVISGSLGAIVNFVINRYWSFNNTAAPLGQQLGKFVVVVAGSILLKSGGIYLLDDIWHLHPLVSKVIVEIIVSLGFNYTLQRFWVFKK; encoded by the coding sequence ATGAACCCAAAAATCAAAGAGTTCTTTAAGGCGCAGTTATCTGCTTTTGTAGGTGGTCTTTCCGATTTTGGTATTTATACTTTTTGTTATAAAGTGCTGAGTTTTTCTCCAGCATTTTCAAATGTAATCAGTGGCTCTTTAGGAGCCATTGTTAATTTCGTTATTAACCGTTATTGGTCTTTCAATAATACTGCCGCCCCGTTGGGCCAGCAGCTCGGTAAATTTGTAGTTGTAGTTGCAGGAAGTATTTTATTAAAGTCGGGTGGTATTTATTTATTGGATGATATATGGCACTTACATCCATTAGTCTCCAAAGTAATAGTGGAGATTATTGTTTCCTTGGGATTTAATTATACACTTCAGCGATTTTGGGTTTTTAAAAAGTAG
- a CDS encoding sulfatase — protein sequence MSQPTFYKLFALFIPIWFSYASPAQDVKHKKPNIIFILSDDHTNKAIGVYGNKLAKTPNIDRIANEGALFNNFFVTNSICGPSRAALLTGKYSHVNGFISNDKKFNINQFIFSRSLAESGYQTAWIGKWHLETLPQDAFSYWTILPDQGHYFNPDFITQANDTVNHKGYVTDIITDLSKDWIEKRDKDKPFFLVIGEKATHREWLPALEDLGAYDDVTFPVPSTFYDTYENRKAAAHQDMSISGTMKLGFDLKVNVDYETDWIYSRLDSKQRNAYRAYYGDRISKEFNDRKLTGKKLAEWKFQRYMRDYFSTAKALDRNIGKILNFLDDNGLAENTIVIYGSDQGFYLGEHGWFDKRFIYEESLRTPFMIRYPRVIKAGTVIEQPVLNIDWAPTLLAMADAPASKEIQGKSFFDLLKNDEVSWRDRIYYHYYEYPQPHRVMPHFGIRTAKFKLIRFYGEQDFWELYDLEKDPQELNNIYSEFENSELLIALKKDLAISIKEYKDDLAAEIMSK from the coding sequence ATGTCACAACCTACTTTTTATAAACTCTTCGCATTATTTATACCCATATGGTTTTCATATGCTAGTCCAGCTCAGGATGTGAAACATAAGAAGCCGAATATTATTTTTATCTTGTCAGATGATCATACGAATAAAGCAATCGGTGTATATGGCAATAAATTAGCAAAAACTCCTAATATTGACCGGATCGCTAATGAAGGTGCTTTATTTAATAATTTTTTTGTAACCAATTCTATTTGTGGTCCCAGTCGAGCAGCGCTATTAACGGGTAAGTATAGTCATGTGAATGGTTTTATTTCAAATGACAAAAAATTTAATATTAATCAGTTTATTTTCTCCAGATCTTTAGCTGAATCTGGATATCAAACTGCATGGATAGGAAAATGGCATCTGGAAACATTACCTCAGGACGCATTCAGTTATTGGACTATTCTTCCTGATCAAGGTCATTATTTTAATCCAGATTTTATTACACAGGCGAATGATACGGTTAATCATAAAGGTTATGTCACAGATATTATTACAGACCTTTCAAAGGACTGGATAGAAAAAAGAGATAAGGATAAACCATTTTTTCTTGTAATCGGTGAGAAAGCCACACATCGCGAGTGGCTGCCTGCATTAGAAGATCTCGGAGCATATGATGATGTTACTTTTCCAGTTCCGTCAACTTTCTACGATACTTATGAGAATAGGAAAGCTGCAGCTCATCAGGATATGAGTATTTCAGGAACAATGAAACTGGGCTTTGATCTGAAAGTAAATGTTGATTATGAAACCGACTGGATTTATAGCCGATTGGATAGCAAACAACGTAATGCTTACCGTGCTTATTACGGTGATCGGATAAGTAAAGAATTCAATGATAGAAAACTAACCGGTAAGAAGCTCGCAGAGTGGAAATTTCAACGTTACATGCGCGATTACTTCTCTACAGCTAAGGCGCTGGATCGTAATATCGGAAAGATTTTGAATTTCTTGGATGACAATGGTTTGGCTGAAAATACGATTGTTATTTATGGTTCGGACCAAGGGTTTTATTTAGGCGAACATGGATGGTTTGATAAGCGCTTCATATATGAAGAATCTTTGAGAACTCCTTTTATGATCCGCTATCCTAGGGTTATCAAAGCGGGTACAGTCATTGAACAGCCTGTTTTGAATATTGATTGGGCTCCCACATTGTTAGCGATGGCAGATGCTCCTGCTTCAAAAGAAATTCAAGGAAAATCTTTTTTTGATCTTTTAAAAAATGATGAAGTATCTTGGCGCGATCGAATTTATTATCATTATTATGAATATCCACAACCTCATCGTGTGATGCCACATTTTGGTATCAGAACTGCAAAGTTTAAGTTGATTCGTTTTTATGGAGAACAAGATTTTTGGGAACTTTACGATCTTGAGAAAGATCCTCAAGAATTGAATAATATTTATAGTGAGTTTGAAAATAGCGAACTATTAATTGCATTAAAAAAGGATCTGGCAATATCAATTAAAGAATACAAGGATGATCTTGCTGCAGAGATAATGAGTAAATAA
- a CDS encoding LacI family DNA-binding transcriptional regulator: MKRLTLKDIAKALNLSAPTISKALSDSYEINKETKEKIIAYAHEHNYQYNALARSLKTGKTNIIGVIVSTISNSFFSQILEGIEESSLFQKYNIIIMQSRESPAVEKKCIDILYSKGVDGILISPVSDSANLSYLQQLHNGNCPIVIFDRINNNLQTFKIGIDNKKAAQKATQELIDRNYSKILHITGVANGVTNERLLGFQEALKQNNIAFDDKKLLRCDLSQIQIVEEQILNKLEELKNDNKSPDAIFTATDLLTNRTIGLLAQQKIKIPSEIALIGFSNTNYAFSFNPPLTCISQPATRIGKLAFEKMIHILEFRLKKREIVYETIELDAAITIRESI; encoded by the coding sequence ATGAAAAGATTAACTCTTAAAGATATCGCAAAAGCGCTAAACTTATCAGCTCCCACCATTTCCAAAGCCTTATCCGATAGTTACGAAATAAATAAAGAAACAAAAGAGAAGATCATTGCTTATGCCCATGAACATAATTACCAGTATAATGCATTAGCTAGAAGTTTAAAAACCGGTAAAACCAATATTATAGGAGTTATTGTTTCGACTATCAGTAATTCATTCTTTTCACAAATTTTGGAAGGAATAGAAGAGTCCTCGCTTTTTCAGAAATACAATATCATTATTATGCAAAGTCGAGAAAGCCCTGCAGTAGAAAAAAAATGTATTGACATCCTATATTCAAAAGGCGTTGATGGTATATTAATTTCACCTGTATCAGATAGTGCTAACTTAAGTTATCTACAACAACTCCATAATGGCAATTGTCCTATTGTTATCTTCGATCGTATCAATAATAATCTACAAACCTTCAAAATAGGAATTGATAATAAAAAAGCAGCACAAAAAGCAACGCAAGAACTTATTGATAGAAACTACAGCAAGATACTGCACATTACAGGAGTTGCTAATGGTGTTACAAATGAAAGACTTCTAGGTTTCCAGGAGGCTTTAAAACAAAATAACATCGCATTTGATGACAAAAAACTACTGAGATGCGATCTATCACAAATTCAAATCGTTGAAGAACAAATCCTAAATAAATTAGAAGAATTAAAAAATGACAATAAAAGTCCTGATGCCATTTTTACTGCTACAGACTTATTGACAAATCGTACAATAGGTTTATTAGCACAACAAAAAATTAAAATTCCATCGGAAATTGCCCTTATTGGATTTTCAAATACGAATTATGCCTTTTCTTTTAATCCACCATTGACCTGCATTTCTCAACCAGCTACAAGAATAGGAAAATTAGCTTTTGAAAAAATGATTCATATTCTAGAATTTCGATTAAAAAAGAGAGAAATTGTCTACGAAACGATAGAACTAGATGCCGCGATTACCATTAGAGAATCTATCTAA